The following is a genomic window from Deltaproteobacteria bacterium.
GATCTGCACGGGGCTCGTGTGCGTGCGCAGCACGACGTCGTCGGTGACGTAGAAGGTGTCTTGCATGTCGCGAGCCGGGTGATCCTTCGGCATCGCGAGCGCCTCGAAGTTGTGGAAGTCGGTCTCGACCTGGGGCCCCTCGGCCACGTCGAAACCGAGTTCCGCGAAGATCGCGATCAGCTCGTCGCGCACCTGCCACACGATGTGCGCGTGGCCGGCGTGCGGCTGGCGGCCCGGCAGCGTCACGTCCACGCGCCGCTCGAGGTCGCGCTGGCGCGCGAGCGCGTCGAGCTGGGCCAGCCGGCGCGCGACCTCGTCGGTGATCGCCGCCTTCACGCGGTTGGCGACCTGGCCGACCTCGCGGCGCGCGTCGGGCGGCAGCGCGCCCATCTGCTTCATGACCGCGGACACGCGGCCCTTCTTGCCGAGGAAGCGCGCCTGCGCCGCGCGGATCGCCTGCTCGTCGGTGAGATCGGCGATGGCCGCCGCGAACTCTCCGCCGAGCGCCTCGAGCTGCGCGATGAGCTCCTGCGCCGACACGGGTGCGGCTGCCTACGCGCGTGCGGCGGTCTCGGCGATCGCTTTGAACGCGGCCGGATCGCTGATCGCGATCTCGGCGAGCATCTTGCGGTTGAGCCCGACGCCGTTGGCCTTCAGCCCGCCCATGAACCGAGAGTAGCTCAGGTCGAGCGGGCGCACGGCCGCGTTGATGCGGGCGATCCACAGGGCGCGGAAGTCGCGCTTGCGCTGCTTGCGGCCGCGGTACATGTGCTGCCACGCGTGGTGCAGCGCCTCGCTGCCGATCGCATAGCAGGTGCCGCGCTTGCCGCGATAGCCCTTGATGGCCTTGAGCACGCGGTTGCGGCGGCGACGAGCTTTGAATCCTTTTTTCGCGCGGGGCATGGGTCTGGCTCCGAGAGGCTATGCGTACGGAAGCATGACCCGCATCTGCTTTTCGTCCGCCTTGTGGACGAGCGCCGGCTTGCGCAGGTTGCGCTTGCGCTTGCGGGTCTTCTTCGTGAGGATGTGGCGGCGGCCTTTCTTGTTGCGCCGGAACTTGCCCGTCCCGGTCGTGCGGAACCGCTTTTTGGCGCCGGTCTTCGACTTCATCTTGGGCATCGGGCCGCCTTTTGTGCCTCAGTCGCGCGCGAAACGCAAGTCCTAATGACCGCGTTGCGCGACCGCGCCGCGACGTGGCGTCAAGGTGCTGAAATTGCGGGGCGGCCTACGACTTCGCGGCGGCGGAGGATTCGGCCGTCGCCGCGTCGGAGGCCGGTGCGGCGCCGTCGCCGGCCGGTTTCGCCGCCGGCTGCTGTTTCGGCGCCCGGCGGATCACGCCCACGCGCGGCGCCAGGATCATCGTCATGCGCCGGCCCTCCATGTTCGGCCGGGACTCCACCTGGCCGAGCCCTTCGACCGCCTCGACGACGCGGTCGAGCACGGCGACGCCCGTCTCCGGGTGCGTCACCTCGCGACCGCGGAACATCACGACCAGCCGGACCTTGTTGCCCTCCTCGAGGAAGCGGCGCACGTGTTTGATCTTGAAGTCGAGGTCGTGCTCGTCCGTCTTGGGGCGGAACTTGACCTCCTTGACCTCCATGGTCGTCGCGTGCTTGCGCGCCTCCTTCTTCTTTTTGGACTCCTGGTACTTGTAGCGACCGTAGTCCATGATGCGGCACACCGGCGGGCGCGAGCGCGGCGAGATCTCGACGAGGTCGAGCCCGCGGCGCTCCGCCTCGGCGAGCGCCTCGTGCGTCGGCAAGATCCCGAGCTGGGTGCCGTCTTCGAGCACCACGCGCACCTCCGGTACGCGGATGCGCCGATTGACGCGCAGCTGGTCGAGTCGGTTGCGGCTAGCGGGTTTGCGGGGTCCTCTGCGAATGGGAAATCTCCGGGTTGGCGCCAGGCGGTCGGGTCCGCGCGCGGCGCGCCGGGCAGTCGCAGGTCGCTGCAGCCGGGCGCATCACGCGGACGTCGCCGACGAGGCCCCGCTCCGCGGAATGCGGGCGGCGTCGGCGAGGTGGTCGGCAAACGCGTCGAGCGACATGACGTCCAGACGCTTGCCCTCGCGCGTGCGCGGCGCGACCGCCCTGGCCTCGACCTCTTTATCGCCGCACACGAGCATGAACGGAATCTTCTCCAACTGCGCTCGTCGAATCTTCGCGCCGAGCTTGTCGGCAGACAAGTCCGAATCGACCCGGAAGCCGCGCGCGCGCAGCGCGGCCTCGACCTCGCGGGCCCACGCATCCTGCCGCTCGGACACCGTGATCGCGCGCGCTTGCACCGGGGCGAGCCACACCGGGAACGCGCCGCCGTAGTGTTCGACGAGCACGGCGAAAAATCGCTCGATCGACCCGAGCAGCGCCCGGTGGACCATGACCAGGCGGTGCCGCTCGCCGTCGGGGCCGACGTACTGCAGGTCGAACCGCTCCGGCAGGTTGAAGTCCACCTGCACGGTCGAACACTGCCACTTGCGCCCGAGCGCGTCGGTGAGCGCGATGTCGATCTTCGGGCCGTAGAACGCGCCGCCGCCGCGGTCGATCTCGTACGGCAGGCCCGTCTTTTCGATCGCCGCGTGCAGCGCCTGCTCGGCCTCGTCCCACACCGCCGGCTCCCCGACGAACTTTTCCGGCCGCGTCGACAGGTACAGCGTGAAGTCTTCGAAGCCGAACGCGCCGAGGATGGACAGGCAAAACTGCACCACCCGGTCGAGTTCGCCCGGCAGCTGGTCCCGGGTCATGAACAGGTGCGCGTCGTCCTGGGTGAACCCGCGCACGCGCAACAACCCGTGCAGCGTGCCGGACCGCTCGTAGCGGTACACGGTGCCGAGTTCCGCCCAGCGAAGCGGCAGGTCGCGGTAGCTGCGCAACCCCTGCTTGTAGATCGTGACGTGGAATGGGCAGTTCATCGGCTTGACCAGGTAGTCCTGGCCGTCGACGTCCATGCCCGCGAACATCGACTCTTTGTAGAATTCGAGGTGGCCGGAGGTCTGCCAGAGTTGATCTTTGGCGATGTGCGGCGTCGCGACCAGGTCGTAGCCGCTGTCGAGGTGGCGCCTTCGCCAGTACTCCTCGATCAGGTAGCGCACGAGCGCGCCCTTCGGATGCCACAGCACGAGCCCGCCGCCGATCGTGTTGTCGATCGAAAACAGGTCGAGTTCCTTGCCGAGCTTGCGGTGATCGCGCTTCTTGGCCTCCTCGAGGCGCTGCAGGAACTGGCGAAGCTGCTTTTTGTCGGGGAACGCCGTGCCGTAGATGCGCTGCAGCATCGGCCGCTTCTCGTCGCCGCGCCAGTACGCGCCCGCCACCGACAGCAGCTTGAACGCCTTGATCTGGCCCGTGCGCTCGACGTGCGGCCCCCGGCACAGGTCGAACCAGTCGCCGGTGCGGTAGATCGTGGTCACCGCGCCGGGCGGGATGATGTCCTCGATGATCTCGACCTTGTAGTCCTCGCCGAGATCCCGAAACAAGCGGATGGCCTCGTCGCGGTCGATCTCTTCGCGGACGAACGGTTCGTCCGCGTCGATGATCTTTTGCATCTCCGCCTCGATGGCCGCGAGATCGTCCTCGGTAAACGGCTTGGGCGCGTCGAAGTCGTAGTAGAAGCCCGTGTCGATGTCCGGGCCGATGGTGACCTTCGTGCCCGGATACAGCCGTTGCACGGCCTTGGCCATCACGTGGGCGCAGCTGTGCCGCAGCGTCTGCAGCGGCGACAGCTCCGGTTCGCGCGTGCCGAACAGTTCGTCGAGCTCTTCGCTCACGATCGCGTTCCGCACGCCGAACCAGTAGGTGCGGGCAGGATTGAACTGCCGACCCCTACCGTGTCAAGGTAGTGCTCTCCCACTGAGCTACGCACCTTCAATGGCCTCGTTTCGTAACAACTCCCGGCGCGCTCGTCAACCGTCTCGGCGCCGTTTGCGCCCGCCCGCCGCGCTCCCGCGCGTGGTACACCCCGGCGCGTGAGGATCGTCGCGCGCGGGCCGGTCGTGGCCGCCCTCCTGCTGGTCCACCTGGTCTGGTGGGCCGGCGGCTGGCTGGCGCTGTTGGCGGCGCTGCGCCCGAAGCCGGCGCGCCAGCGCTGGTTCGCGCGGCGGCTCGTCGGCCTGCTGCGCGCGCTCGGCGCCACGTTCGTCAAGGTCGGCCAGATCATGAGTACGCGGCCCGACCTGCTGCCGCCGCACGTGATCGAGGCGCTCGAGACGCTCCAGGATCAGGTCGGCGCGTTCGCATTCCGCCACGTGCGCCGCCAGATCGTCGAGGACTTCGGCGCGCCGCCGGACGCGCTGTTCGCCTCGTTCGACCCGGTGCCGATCGCGAGCGCGTCGGTGTCCCAGGTCCACCGCGCGCGGTTGCGCGACGGCCGCGCGGTCGCGGTCAAGGTCCGCCGGCCCGGCCTCGACGCGATCGTCCGGTTCGACCTCGCGGTGATGCGCGCGATCGCGCGGGTGCTGGCGATCGCGCCGTCGATCCGGCTGATGTCGCCGGTCGAGAGCGTCGGCGAGTTCGCGCGCGCGATCCACATGCAGATCGACTTCCGCGTCGAGGCGGCCAACAACCGCCGGTTTCGCGCCAACTTCGGCGGCCACCCGGACGTGCGGTTCCCCGAACTCGTGCCGGAGCTGTGCTCCGCCCGAGTGCTGACGATGGAGTTCATCGACGGCCGCAAGGTGCTCGACTACGATCCCGCGGTGTCGGACCCGAGGCGACTCGCCCGCATCGGGTTCCACACCCTGCTGAAGATGGTGTTCGCCGACGGGTTCGTCCACGCCGACCTGCACCCGGGCAACATCCTCGTGACGCCCGACGATCGGGTCGTCATCATCGACCTCGGGTTGGTGGCCGAACTCGACGACCTGCACCGCCGGATCTTCGCGCAGTACTTCGCCGCGTGGGCGGCCGGCGACGCGACGACGATGGCCCGCATCATGGTCGAGTTCAGCCCGAGCGCCAAGGTCGGCGACTACGCCGCGTTCGAGCGCGACGTGGTGGCGTTCGTCGACCGCTACTACGGCAAGGCGCTCGGCGAGGTCGAGGCCAGCAAGGTCGCGTTCGACATGATGGGGGTGATGCGCCGTCACCGCGTCCGCGCCAACCCGACGTTCACCATGGTCAACATCGCCATCGCGGTCACCGAGGGGATCGGCAAGCAGCTGGCGCCGGACCTCGACCTGATGTCGGAGGCGGCGCCGTTTTTCGCCGCCGTCGAGCTCGGGCCAGCGGTCGTTCGCGGCGACGATGCGGGGGGCGGTGCGCGCGCCGCGCGGAGCCATTCGGGCTAAAATGCGCTCATCCGCCGCCACACGTGGCGGCCCCGGCGCTCGCTCGTCGCGGTGTCCGGACACAGACTAGTTGGATTGGGACGTCACCCGCGCGGACCATGGTCGAGCCCGGACAGATCCTCGATAAGTACGAGCTGGTCGAGAAAGTCGGCCAGGGCGGCATGTCGGTCGTCTATCGGGCGATCGACCGCCAGCTCAAGCGCGAGGTCGCGGTCAAGGTGCTGCACCAGCACCTGGCCGAACACCGGGAAGCCCGCGACCGCTTCGAGCGGGAAGCACAGGCCGTGGCGAAGCTCCGCCACGAGAACATCGTGGAGATCTTCGACTTCTCGGGGGTCGACTCCGACGAGAGCTACATCGTCACCGAGTTCATCGACGGCCAGACGCTCAAGGAGTTCATCTCGGCCCGGGCGATCGGCCATCCGGAAATTGCCGCGATGATCGCCGCGCGCGTGTGCGCGGCGCTGGCGCACGCGCACGGGCTCGGCGTTCTCCACCGCGACGTCAAGCCCGA
Proteins encoded in this region:
- a CDS encoding 50S ribosomal protein L20, with product MPRAKKGFKARRRRNRVLKAIKGYRGKRGTCYAIGSEALHHAWQHMYRGRKQRKRDFRALWIARINAAVRPLDLSYSRFMGGLKANGVGLNRKMLAEIAISDPAAFKAIAETAARA
- the thrS gene encoding threonine--tRNA ligase — encoded protein: MAKAVQRLYPGTKVTIGPDIDTGFYYDFDAPKPFTEDDLAAIEAEMQKIIDADEPFVREEIDRDEAIRLFRDLGEDYKVEIIEDIIPPGAVTTIYRTGDWFDLCRGPHVERTGQIKAFKLLSVAGAYWRGDEKRPMLQRIYGTAFPDKKQLRQFLQRLEEAKKRDHRKLGKELDLFSIDNTIGGGLVLWHPKGALVRYLIEEYWRRRHLDSGYDLVATPHIAKDQLWQTSGHLEFYKESMFAGMDVDGQDYLVKPMNCPFHVTIYKQGLRSYRDLPLRWAELGTVYRYERSGTLHGLLRVRGFTQDDAHLFMTRDQLPGELDRVVQFCLSILGAFGFEDFTLYLSTRPEKFVGEPAVWDEAEQALHAAIEKTGLPYEIDRGGGAFYGPKIDIALTDALGRKWQCSTVQVDFNLPERFDLQYVGPDGERHRLVMVHRALLGSIERFFAVLVEHYGGAFPVWLAPVQARAITVSERQDAWAREVEAALRARGFRVDSDLSADKLGAKIRRAQLEKIPFMLVCGDKEVEARAVAPRTREGKRLDVMSLDAFADHLADAARIPRSGASSATSA
- a CDS encoding 50S ribosomal protein L35 — protein: MPKMKSKTGAKKRFRTTGTGKFRRNKKGRRHILTKKTRKRKRNLRKPALVHKADEKQMRVMLPYA
- a CDS encoding translation initiation factor IF-3, coding for MRRGPRKPASRNRLDQLRVNRRIRVPEVRVVLEDGTQLGILPTHEALAEAERRGLDLVEISPRSRPPVCRIMDYGRYKYQESKKKKEARKHATTMEVKEVKFRPKTDEHDLDFKIKHVRRFLEEGNKVRLVVMFRGREVTHPETGVAVLDRVVEAVEGLGQVESRPNMEGRRMTMILAPRVGVIRRAPKQQPAAKPAGDGAAPASDAATAESSAAAKS
- a CDS encoding phenylalanine--tRNA ligase subunit alpha, whose protein sequence is MSAQELIAQLEALGGEFAAAIADLTDEQAIRAAQARFLGKKGRVSAVMKQMGALPPDARREVGQVANRVKAAITDEVARRLAQLDALARQRDLERRVDVTLPGRQPHAGHAHIVWQVRDELIAIFAELGFDVAEGPQVETDFHNFEALAMPKDHPARDMQDTFYVTDDVVLRTHTSPVQIRTMLAQPPPVKIISPGIVFRRDDDPTHSPMFAQLEALLVDEVVRFSDLKGVLLHMVRRFFRRDLDVRFRPSYFPFVEPGAEVDMECSFCTPDTAADCRICKGTRWLEIGGCGMVDPDVFAHVGYDAERYTGFAFGMGIDRMAMLRHGINDIKLLYDGDVRFLRQF
- a CDS encoding AarF/ABC1/UbiB kinase family protein, producing MRIVARGPVVAALLLVHLVWWAGGWLALLAALRPKPARQRWFARRLVGLLRALGATFVKVGQIMSTRPDLLPPHVIEALETLQDQVGAFAFRHVRRQIVEDFGAPPDALFASFDPVPIASASVSQVHRARLRDGRAVAVKVRRPGLDAIVRFDLAVMRAIARVLAIAPSIRLMSPVESVGEFARAIHMQIDFRVEAANNRRFRANFGGHPDVRFPELVPELCSARVLTMEFIDGRKVLDYDPAVSDPRRLARIGFHTLLKMVFADGFVHADLHPGNILVTPDDRVVIIDLGLVAELDDLHRRIFAQYFAAWAAGDATTMARIMVEFSPSAKVGDYAAFERDVVAFVDRYYGKALGEVEASKVAFDMMGVMRRHRVRANPTFTMVNIAIAVTEGIGKQLAPDLDLMSEAAPFFAAVELGPAVVRGDDAGGGARAARSHSG